In a single window of the Bacillus clarus genome:
- a CDS encoding DeoR family transcriptional regulator gives MKPTTTRMLTRIKSIYMYINENGTVTTKDLVDEFGITPRTIQRDLNVLQFNELVYSPCRGKWTTTGKKVRMTS, from the coding sequence TTGAAACCTACAACTACTCGTATGCTAACACGCATTAAATCAATTTATATGTACATCAATGAAAATGGTACGGTAACGACGAAAGACCTTGTAGATGAGTTCGGGATCACACCGCGAACAATACAACGTGATCTGAATGTGTTGCAGTTTAATGAACTCGTGTATAGCCCTTGCCGCGGTAAGTGGACAACAACAGGAAAGAAAGTGAGAATGACCTCATAA
- the pulA gene encoding type I pullulanase, which translates to MLKVKRPFEAYLDEMNKITILLPHTYGTSRTFRLQEGNQLRDIPIAHTITLPNATKYECFIEEPLDVGKYYTVRDERNEETDLQIGAVIRTANFDEKYYYAGADLGAFYKKEETIFKVWAPTARLAKVRVYKSDKEYTDYEMYREENGVWSHILNGDLDGAQYTFLVCINLIWNEAVDPYAKSVSINGKYGIVINPEKTYVKQQNTLPTLEAVTDAILYEVHIRDATIHPNSGVKQKGMYMGLTEEGTKQGHGTLTALSHIKDLGVTHVELLPLHHFAGVDERNPFATYNWGYNPLYYNVPTGVYATVPSNPYNRILECKQLIEKFHEHGIRVIVDVVYNHVYERETSSFEKLVPGYYFRHGEDGMPSNGTGVGNDIASERKMMRKFITESILYWLTEYNVDGFRFDLMGILDVETMNDIEKEVRKVKRDALLLGEGWDLQTPIPREEKAMLLNAGKMPHIAQFNDQFRDGIKGSTFDITKQGFAFGGHVDQKHLQYVLAGSLSSMKDKGLFLEPSQSVNYVECHDNMTMWDKLVCSNQEVEDVLKKRHRLATAMVIFSQGIPFLHAGQEFYRSKKGNENSYNAPDEINQIDWNQKEKEMETVDYIKGLIAIRKGHGAFRLRNADLIKEHMTFLQTPQNVIAYHLQHVESFGPWKELVVLFHNGLQTETVLLPKEDMWHILVDEKRAEVQPISSFQGKELQIEPVSMYILAIM; encoded by the coding sequence ATGTTGAAAGTAAAACGTCCATTTGAAGCCTACTTAGATGAAATGAATAAGATTACAATTTTGCTCCCACATACTTATGGAACAAGTCGGACATTTCGTTTGCAAGAAGGAAATCAACTACGTGATATTCCTATTGCTCACACAATTACACTTCCAAATGCAACGAAGTATGAATGTTTTATAGAAGAGCCGCTAGATGTGGGGAAGTATTATACAGTACGAGATGAACGGAATGAAGAAACGGATTTGCAAATTGGAGCTGTCATTCGAACGGCAAATTTTGATGAGAAATATTATTATGCAGGTGCAGATTTAGGGGCTTTTTATAAAAAGGAAGAAACGATATTTAAAGTATGGGCTCCGACTGCACGACTGGCGAAAGTGCGTGTTTATAAAAGTGATAAAGAGTATACGGATTATGAGATGTATAGGGAAGAGAATGGAGTTTGGTCTCATATTTTAAACGGTGATCTTGATGGAGCGCAATATACGTTTCTCGTTTGCATTAATTTAATATGGAACGAAGCGGTAGATCCGTATGCGAAATCTGTATCAATAAATGGGAAATATGGAATTGTTATAAATCCAGAGAAGACGTATGTAAAACAGCAAAACACATTACCTACATTAGAGGCTGTTACAGATGCGATATTGTATGAGGTGCATATTCGTGATGCTACAATACATCCAAATAGCGGAGTGAAACAAAAAGGGATGTATATGGGGCTTACAGAAGAGGGGACAAAGCAAGGGCATGGAACATTAACAGCTCTATCGCATATAAAAGATTTGGGAGTTACACATGTTGAATTATTACCTCTTCATCACTTTGCTGGTGTAGATGAAAGAAACCCATTCGCTACGTATAACTGGGGATATAACCCACTGTATTACAATGTACCGACGGGAGTATATGCAACAGTCCCTTCTAATCCGTACAATCGAATTTTAGAGTGTAAACAACTGATTGAAAAATTTCATGAACACGGCATCCGCGTTATTGTAGATGTTGTGTATAATCACGTATACGAAAGAGAGACATCGTCGTTTGAAAAACTCGTGCCTGGGTATTATTTTCGTCATGGTGAAGATGGTATGCCGTCTAATGGGACGGGAGTTGGAAATGATATAGCATCGGAACGGAAAATGATGCGGAAGTTTATTACGGAGTCTATTTTGTATTGGCTTACTGAATATAATGTTGATGGATTCCGTTTTGATTTAATGGGAATTTTGGATGTAGAGACGATGAATGATATAGAAAAAGAAGTAAGAAAAGTAAAGCGTGATGCGCTCCTATTAGGAGAAGGGTGGGATTTACAAACGCCGATTCCTAGAGAGGAAAAAGCGATGCTACTTAATGCTGGGAAAATGCCACATATTGCACAGTTCAATGATCAATTTCGTGATGGGATAAAAGGAAGTACTTTTGATATAACAAAGCAAGGTTTCGCCTTTGGTGGTCATGTAGATCAAAAGCATTTGCAGTATGTGCTAGCAGGAAGTCTTTCAAGTATGAAAGACAAAGGGTTGTTTTTAGAGCCATCTCAAAGTGTAAATTATGTAGAATGTCATGACAACATGACGATGTGGGATAAACTTGTGTGTAGTAATCAAGAGGTAGAAGATGTTTTGAAAAAACGACATCGTTTAGCGACAGCGATGGTGATTTTTTCGCAAGGGATTCCATTTTTGCATGCGGGGCAAGAGTTTTATCGTTCGAAGAAAGGAAATGAAAATAGCTATAATGCACCGGATGAAATTAATCAAATAGATTGGAATCAAAAAGAGAAAGAGATGGAGACGGTCGATTATATAAAAGGATTAATTGCAATTCGGAAGGGACATGGAGCATTTCGATTACGAAATGCTGATCTTATTAAAGAGCATATGACTTTTTTACAAACCCCTCAAAATGTTATTGCATACCATTTGCAACATGTAGAATCATTTGGACCTTGGAAGGAGCTTGTTGTTTTATTCCATAATGGTCTGCAAACAGAGACAGTTTTGCTTCCGAAAGAGGATATGTGGCACATATTAGTGGATGAGAAACGAGCAGAAGTACAGCCAATTTCTTCATTTCAAGGAAAGGAACTTCAAATAGAGCCAGTTAGCATGTATATATTGGCGATAATGTGA
- the pepV gene encoding dipeptidase PepV, translating to MSAINWTEEVAKRKDDLIHDTQQFLQIKSVWEEETAKEGAPFGEGVEKALSFMLHKGEAEGFASKNLEGYAGHLEMGQGEELVGILCHVDVVPEGDGWTTPAYSADIRDGKIFARGAIDDKGPTMAAYYAMKIVKELGLPLSKRVRMILGTDEESNWKCVDHYFKNEEMPTIGFAPDADFPIINAEKGISDIQVVQIGSEAKGGAYELVSFDSGRRLNMVPDFAEAVITGEHVNELAKAYEEYLQTTKKTGKQIVEGNTVTLQVEGVSAHGSTPEKGDNAGLLLANFLNTVALDEKSASFTSFVTETFTGDTLGEKAGIAYQDDISGPLTVNVGRLSYTKENGGNLGLNVRYPVTTNFEETIEKLKDYVSNHGFEVADYSNSRSHHVDKDHMLIRTLQRVYEEQTGEKAELLAIGGGTYARSLKAGVAFGPLFPGKEELAHQKDEYIEIEDLLKATAIYAQAIYELAK from the coding sequence ATGTCAGCGATTAATTGGACAGAAGAAGTTGCAAAACGAAAAGATGATTTAATTCATGATACACAACAATTTTTACAAATTAAAAGTGTATGGGAAGAAGAAACTGCGAAAGAGGGCGCACCATTTGGTGAAGGCGTAGAAAAAGCGTTATCTTTCATGTTACATAAAGGAGAAGCAGAAGGTTTTGCTTCCAAAAATTTAGAAGGATATGCAGGACATCTTGAGATGGGACAAGGAGAAGAATTGGTAGGTATTCTTTGCCACGTTGATGTTGTGCCGGAAGGAGATGGCTGGACAACTCCTGCATATAGTGCTGATATTCGCGATGGGAAGATTTTTGCACGCGGTGCAATTGATGATAAAGGGCCAACAATGGCGGCTTATTATGCAATGAAAATTGTAAAAGAATTAGGATTGCCACTTTCAAAACGTGTTCGAATGATTTTAGGAACAGATGAAGAGAGTAATTGGAAGTGTGTAGACCATTATTTTAAAAATGAAGAAATGCCAACAATCGGTTTTGCGCCAGATGCAGATTTTCCAATTATTAACGCAGAAAAAGGAATTTCTGATATACAAGTTGTGCAAATTGGTAGCGAAGCGAAAGGTGGGGCATATGAGCTCGTTTCATTTGATTCGGGGCGCCGTTTAAATATGGTTCCTGATTTTGCAGAAGCAGTTATTACGGGTGAACATGTAAATGAGCTTGCTAAAGCGTATGAAGAGTATTTACAAACGACGAAGAAAACAGGGAAACAGATAGTTGAAGGAAATACAGTGACGTTACAAGTTGAGGGGGTTTCAGCACACGGATCTACTCCGGAAAAGGGCGATAATGCTGGTTTGTTATTAGCAAACTTTTTAAATACAGTAGCACTTGATGAGAAATCTGCTTCGTTTACATCATTTGTAACGGAGACATTTACAGGTGATACGCTTGGAGAGAAAGCTGGTATCGCTTATCAAGATGATATTAGTGGCCCATTAACAGTGAACGTTGGCCGCCTTTCTTATACGAAAGAAAACGGTGGTAATTTAGGATTAAATGTACGCTACCCAGTTACGACAAACTTTGAAGAAACGATTGAGAAATTAAAAGACTATGTGAGCAATCACGGATTCGAAGTAGCAGATTACTCTAATTCCCGTTCTCATCATGTTGATAAAGATCATATGTTAATTCGCACTTTACAACGTGTATATGAAGAACAAACAGGAGAAAAGGCAGAACTATTAGCAATTGGCGGCGGTACATACGCTCGTTCATTAAAAGCTGGTGTTGCGTTTGGACCTTTATTCCCTGGAAAAGAAGAACTTGCTCATCAAAAAGATGAGTACATTGAAATTGAAGATTTATTAAAAGCAACAGCAATTTATGCACAAGCGATTTATGAATTAGCGAAATAA
- a CDS encoding phosphotransferase family protein: protein MNMEWLEQLLGKEWSLIPAGGATGDAYIAQNGQQKLFLKRNTSPFLAVLSAEGIVPKLLWTRRVTNGDVISAQKWLPGQKLEPEDMKLERVAKLLKKIHSSKALVQMIQRLGKQPLHAQELLQQLQFVLRGDIRVDETIQTGIQYLNETVKDIEYDEFVVCHCDVNHNNWLLSNEDELFLIDWDGAVIADPALDLGMLLYWYIPRHQWDEWLAYYEIEVDESLLRRMKWYVVAQTILSIQWHTTKKQQAEAEYWHQYLQQLLASE from the coding sequence ATGAATATGGAATGGTTGGAACAATTATTAGGAAAAGAGTGGAGTCTTATACCGGCTGGTGGGGCAACGGGCGATGCATATATTGCGCAAAATGGACAACAAAAGTTATTTTTAAAGCGGAATACATCGCCCTTTTTAGCGGTATTGTCAGCAGAAGGAATTGTTCCAAAATTACTTTGGACAAGAAGGGTAACGAACGGTGATGTGATTTCGGCTCAAAAGTGGCTTCCGGGGCAGAAGTTAGAGCCAGAGGATATGAAACTAGAACGTGTTGCGAAACTTTTAAAGAAAATACATTCTTCTAAAGCGCTTGTGCAAATGATTCAAAGACTTGGAAAACAGCCACTTCATGCACAAGAGCTATTACAACAATTACAGTTTGTTTTAAGAGGAGATATAAGAGTAGATGAAACAATTCAAACAGGTATTCAATATTTAAATGAAACAGTAAAGGATATTGAATACGACGAGTTCGTCGTATGCCACTGTGATGTGAATCATAACAATTGGCTATTATCGAATGAAGATGAGTTGTTTTTAATTGATTGGGATGGAGCAGTTATCGCCGATCCAGCTCTCGATCTGGGTATGTTATTGTATTGGTATATCCCGCGCCATCAATGGGATGAATGGCTTGCGTATTATGAGATTGAAGTGGATGAATCGTTGCTTAGACGTATGAAGTGGTACGTAGTGGCACAAACAATCCTATCAATTCAATGGCATACAACAAAAAAACAGCAAGCAGAAGCTGAATATTGGCATCAATATTTACAGCAACTACTTGCTTCAGAGTAA
- a CDS encoding NAD(P)/FAD-dependent oxidoreductase, which yields MHYDVIVIGGGPSGLMAAIGAAEEGANVLLLDKGNKLGRKLAISGGGRCNVTNRLPLDEIVKHIPGNGRFLYSAFSIFSNEDIISFFENLGVKLKEEDHGRMFPVSNKAQSVVDALLTRLKDLGVKIRTNTPVETIEYENGQTKAVVLQTGEVLETNHVVIAVGGKSVPHTGSTGDGYAWAEKAGHTITELFPTEVPITSNEPFIRDRTLQGLALRDVNLSVLNPKGKAVISHKMDMLFTHFGLSGPAALRCSQFVVKTMKKFKTNTVQMSIDALPDENSEQLFQRMLKQMKEDPKKGIKNVLKGYVPERYFLFLLEKNEIEGSEQAGQLSHEKIRALAKDFKEFIVTVNGTQPLEKAFVTGGGVSVKEIHPKEMASKFMNGLYFCGEVLDIHGYTGGYNITSALVTGRIAGTTAGQNAKMQY from the coding sequence ATGCATTATGATGTTATTGTCATCGGCGGTGGCCCTTCAGGGTTAATGGCTGCAATCGGTGCTGCAGAAGAAGGCGCAAATGTCTTACTTCTTGATAAAGGAAATAAACTTGGACGTAAACTTGCAATTTCTGGCGGTGGTCGTTGTAACGTAACAAATCGCTTACCACTTGATGAAATCGTTAAACATATACCAGGAAACGGTCGCTTCTTATACAGTGCTTTTTCTATTTTTAGTAATGAAGATATTATTTCATTCTTCGAAAATCTCGGTGTAAAACTGAAAGAAGAGGATCATGGCCGCATGTTCCCTGTATCAAATAAAGCACAATCTGTTGTAGATGCACTTTTAACACGCTTGAAAGACCTAGGCGTAAAAATACGTACGAATACACCTGTTGAAACGATTGAATATGAGAACGGGCAAACGAAAGCTGTTGTACTGCAAACAGGTGAAGTGTTAGAAACAAATCACGTCGTTATCGCGGTTGGCGGAAAATCTGTCCCTCATACTGGTTCTACTGGAGACGGATACGCTTGGGCTGAAAAAGCTGGTCATACAATTACAGAGCTTTTCCCAACAGAAGTACCAATCACTTCAAACGAGCCATTTATTCGTGACCGTACATTACAAGGTCTTGCTTTACGAGATGTAAACTTAAGTGTATTAAACCCGAAAGGAAAAGCTGTCATTTCTCATAAAATGGATATGCTCTTCACTCACTTTGGCCTATCTGGTCCTGCTGCCCTTCGCTGTAGCCAGTTTGTTGTGAAAACGATGAAGAAGTTTAAAACGAATACGGTACAAATGAGTATTGATGCATTGCCAGATGAAAATAGCGAGCAACTTTTCCAGCGCATGCTGAAACAAATGAAAGAAGATCCGAAGAAAGGAATTAAAAACGTTTTAAAAGGCTATGTTCCTGAACGTTACTTCCTATTCTTATTAGAAAAAAATGAGATTGAAGGTAGCGAGCAAGCTGGACAACTTTCTCATGAAAAGATCCGTGCCCTTGCGAAAGACTTTAAAGAATTTATCGTTACTGTAAATGGAACTCAACCGCTTGAAAAAGCATTCGTTACTGGCGGTGGCGTATCCGTTAAAGAAATTCATCCGAAAGAAATGGCTTCTAAATTTATGAATGGCCTATATTTCTGCGGAGAAGTGTTAGATATTCACGGCTATACTGGCGGTTATAATATTACTTCAGCTCTTGTTACAGGTAGAATTGCCGGAACAACAGCTGGGCAAAATGCGAAAATGCAATACTAA
- the trmB gene encoding tRNA (guanosine(46)-N7)-methyltransferase TrmB, with product MRLRHKPYAMDRINEYSHFVIGNPEERSGNWKEVFGNEQPIHIEVGTGRGRFVYEMAKANPHINYIGIEKFTSVVVDALDKLIEEELPNLKLINKDAEDLTVFFAKGEIDRVYLNFSDPWPKKRHIKRRLTYKTFLRNYEEVLVKGGEIHFKTDNQGLFEYSLMSMAEYGMLLTFLSLDLHNSDFEGNIMTEYEEKFSSKGHRIYRVEAKYRTEPVQ from the coding sequence ATGCGTTTAAGACATAAACCGTATGCAATGGATCGAATTAACGAATATTCACATTTTGTAATTGGAAACCCAGAAGAACGCTCTGGTAACTGGAAAGAAGTATTTGGAAATGAACAACCTATTCATATTGAAGTAGGTACAGGCCGCGGCCGATTTGTTTATGAAATGGCGAAAGCAAACCCACATATTAACTATATCGGAATTGAAAAGTTCACAAGTGTTGTTGTAGACGCGCTTGATAAGTTAATCGAAGAAGAATTGCCTAATTTAAAGTTAATTAATAAAGATGCGGAAGATTTAACTGTTTTCTTTGCGAAAGGTGAAATTGATCGAGTATATTTAAACTTCTCAGATCCATGGCCGAAGAAGCGTCATATAAAACGTCGTTTAACATATAAAACGTTTTTACGTAATTATGAAGAAGTACTAGTAAAAGGCGGAGAAATTCACTTTAAAACAGATAACCAAGGTTTGTTTGAATACTCTCTTATGAGCATGGCTGAATATGGTATGTTATTAACATTCCTTAGCCTTGATCTTCATAATAGTGATTTTGAAGGTAATATTATGACGGAATACGAAGAGAAATTCTCTAGTAAAGGTCATCGTATTTACCGAGTAGAAGCGAAATATCGTACGGAGCCTGTGCAGTAA
- the thpR gene encoding RNA 2',3'-cyclic phosphodiesterase, which produces MVPHYFVAVTLPRHIKEVLTNYKEEMKDELPFRSWVHEEDYHITLTFLGNASQEQLQGIKNGLKTLTEKKELELTLQGLFTFGRTDQPRIFWAGISENPDLFALQKQVHTICEENGFSLETRPYHPHITVARKWIGEKEFDLENIKELSIVSFPADTITLYESHVKETPKYKSVVEIKLKK; this is translated from the coding sequence ATGGTACCGCATTATTTTGTCGCAGTAACTTTGCCGCGTCATATAAAAGAAGTGCTTACTAATTATAAAGAAGAAATGAAGGATGAATTGCCATTTCGTTCATGGGTTCATGAAGAAGATTATCATATTACACTTACTTTTTTAGGTAACGCATCGCAGGAACAACTGCAAGGAATAAAGAATGGATTAAAAACACTTACAGAGAAAAAAGAATTAGAGCTTACATTACAAGGTTTGTTTACATTTGGAAGGACAGATCAGCCGCGTATATTTTGGGCAGGGATAAGTGAAAATCCAGATTTGTTTGCCTTGCAAAAACAAGTACATACAATTTGTGAAGAGAATGGTTTTTCTCTAGAAACACGTCCTTATCACCCTCATATTACGGTAGCGCGTAAATGGATAGGAGAGAAAGAGTTTGATTTGGAAAATATAAAAGAATTATCTATCGTATCGTTTCCAGCTGATACGATTACGTTATATGAATCGCATGTTAAGGAAACGCCAAAGTATAAATCGGTAGTGGAAATAAAATTAAAGAAATAG
- a CDS encoding putative polysaccharide biosynthesis protein encodes MSDSKFLRGTLIVTLGTFLVKFLGMIYVFPFHALVGTEGGTLYTYGYIPYTIFLSIATAGVPLAVSKFVSKYNALGDYKTSRRMFRSGMVMMIVTGVLSFLTLYMTAPLFAEAMLGKQSMHNSVEEVATIIRLVSFALIVVPAASLIRGYFQGHQSMGPTTVSQIIEQIIRIIFLLAGSFIVIKVIGGTVATAVGVATFAAFVSAVGALGVLVWYWFKRKKHLDQYLIEQTVPESTVSTVQLFKELFAYAIPYVVIGLTIPLYQQIDTLTFNSIMQAIGQGDIAERALGIFTMWTHKLIMIPVSLATAFSLTLVPAITKSFTEKQYRYLKLQITQTFQANMFLTLPAVIGISSLAYPIYTGFYEADPLGGQVLMWYAPVALLFALFTVTAAILQGINQQKHAIIALAMGVILKFLCNVIFIRYFGTVGAVMATAVGFLASVWYTNKQIRKYAHYSFGVVYKRTFQIAVLTAVMVVVVKLSQWILSFVISPDGRIGALITVAVCAGIGGLVYGLLAIRTGVLERVFGGEALEKIQRKLGGRLKIKLKSKGA; translated from the coding sequence ATGTCCGATTCAAAATTTCTGCGCGGAACGCTTATTGTGACGTTAGGAACATTTTTAGTAAAGTTCTTAGGTATGATTTACGTCTTTCCGTTTCATGCATTAGTAGGCACAGAAGGCGGAACGCTCTATACATATGGATATATTCCATATACGATCTTTTTAAGTATCGCAACGGCAGGGGTGCCGCTTGCTGTTTCAAAATTTGTTTCCAAATATAATGCACTTGGAGATTATAAAACGAGCCGGAGAATGTTCCGCTCGGGAATGGTTATGATGATTGTAACGGGAGTTCTTTCTTTCTTAACACTTTACATGACCGCACCATTATTTGCAGAGGCAATGCTTGGTAAACAAAGTATGCACAATAGTGTCGAAGAAGTTGCGACGATTATTCGTCTTGTAAGTTTTGCGCTTATTGTTGTACCAGCAGCAAGTTTAATTCGTGGTTATTTCCAAGGTCATCAATCAATGGGACCGACGACTGTTTCACAAATTATTGAACAAATCATTCGTATTATCTTTTTACTGGCGGGTAGTTTTATCGTTATTAAAGTAATAGGTGGAACAGTTGCAACAGCAGTTGGAGTAGCGACATTCGCTGCGTTCGTTTCGGCTGTTGGGGCACTGGGGGTATTAGTTTGGTACTGGTTCAAACGCAAAAAGCATTTAGATCAATATTTAATTGAACAAACTGTACCAGAATCAACAGTAAGTACCGTTCAATTATTTAAAGAATTATTTGCATATGCGATTCCTTACGTTGTAATAGGGTTAACAATTCCTTTATACCAACAAATTGATACATTGACATTTAACTCAATTATGCAGGCAATTGGGCAAGGGGATATTGCAGAACGAGCACTTGGTATTTTCACGATGTGGACTCATAAATTAATTATGATTCCGGTATCACTTGCAACAGCGTTTAGCTTAACGCTTGTACCAGCGATTACAAAATCATTTACAGAAAAACAATACCGTTATTTAAAATTACAAATTACACAAACATTCCAAGCTAATATGTTTTTAACATTGCCAGCGGTTATTGGTATTTCGTCTCTTGCGTACCCAATTTACACGGGGTTTTATGAAGCAGATCCATTAGGTGGACAAGTGCTTATGTGGTATGCGCCAGTTGCGTTATTGTTTGCTTTATTTACAGTAACAGCAGCGATTCTGCAAGGGATTAACCAGCAGAAGCATGCAATTATTGCGCTTGCTATGGGTGTTATTTTGAAGTTCTTATGTAACGTAATCTTTATTCGTTACTTCGGTACAGTTGGAGCGGTTATGGCAACAGCGGTCGGATTCTTAGCTTCCGTTTGGTATACGAATAAACAAATTCGAAAATATGCACACTATTCATTCGGTGTCGTATATAAGAGAACATTCCAAATTGCAGTATTAACAGCTGTGATGGTTGTTGTAGTGAAACTATCACAATGGATCTTATCCTTTGTTATTTCACCAGATGGACGTATTGGTGCTCTTATTACTGTTGCAGTTTGTGCAGGTATTGGCGGTCTTGTTTACGGATTGTTAGCGATTCGCACAGGAGTACTAGAAAGAGTATTTGGTGGAGAAGCTTTAGAGAAGATTCAGCGTAAACTTGGTGGTAGATTAAAAATAAAGTTGAAATCAAAAGGGGCGTAA
- a CDS encoding YtzH-like family protein, producing MPINQQHQLEVLKDILVNHQSDCCGTVSECEQLERLIQSLLANDSINSDIKAMLNDVYYYSQSGKYSSDLDNHISNNQEQLTEWIAGMDNFS from the coding sequence ATGCCAATTAATCAACAGCATCAATTAGAAGTTCTAAAAGATATTTTAGTCAATCACCAAAGTGACTGCTGTGGAACAGTTTCTGAGTGCGAACAATTAGAACGTCTTATTCAATCGCTACTCGCAAACGATAGTATAAATAGCGACATTAAAGCAATGCTAAACGATGTATATTATTATAGTCAATCGGGTAAATATTCTTCTGATTTGGACAACCACATTTCCAATAATCAAGAACAACTCACTGAGTGGATTGCTGGAATGGACAATTTTTCTTAA
- a CDS encoding pseudouridine synthase — protein MRLDKLLANMGYGSRKEVKKLLKDGVVKIDGTPVKDAKFHVNVEEQEVMIHGEIVEYKEFVYLMMHKPQGVISATEDDNHETVIDLLELEDAIFDPFPVGRLDIDTEGFLLITNDGKLTHQLLSPKKHVPKKYYAHISGVVTEEDVKEFAKGVILDDGYETKPGELTILKSDDVSEIELVITEGKFHQVKRMFEAVGKKVVYLKRTEMGPLVLDEELELGQYRELTDEEVEMLKTYQVQTEN, from the coding sequence TTGAGATTAGATAAATTATTGGCAAACATGGGATACGGAAGTAGAAAAGAAGTAAAGAAATTATTGAAAGATGGCGTTGTGAAAATTGATGGAACGCCAGTGAAAGATGCGAAATTTCATGTGAATGTAGAAGAGCAAGAAGTTATGATTCATGGAGAGATTGTTGAATATAAAGAATTCGTATATTTAATGATGCATAAGCCACAAGGTGTTATCTCAGCGACAGAAGATGATAACCATGAGACAGTAATAGATTTATTAGAATTAGAAGATGCGATTTTTGATCCATTTCCTGTTGGAAGACTTGATATTGATACAGAAGGTTTCTTATTAATAACAAATGACGGAAAGCTAACACATCAATTATTATCTCCGAAAAAGCATGTGCCCAAAAAATATTATGCACACATTTCTGGAGTCGTAACAGAAGAAGATGTAAAAGAGTTTGCGAAAGGTGTTATTTTAGATGATGGCTATGAAACGAAGCCAGGCGAACTTACGATTTTGAAAAGCGATGATGTTTCTGAAATTGAGCTTGTTATTACAGAAGGAAAATTCCATCAAGTGAAGCGTATGTTTGAAGCGGTAGGGAAAAAAGTAGTTTACTTAAAGCGAACAGAGATGGGACCTTTAGTATTAGATGAAGAGCTAGAGCTTGGACAATATCGTGAATTAACAGATGAAGAAGTAGAAATGTTAAAGACGTATCAAGTACAAACAGAAAATTAA